A section of the Candidatus Margulisiibacteriota bacterium genome encodes:
- the trpS gene encoding tryptophan--tRNA ligase → MKKRILSGIQSTGQIHLGNYFGAVKNWVALQQEYDSYYMIADLHALTSAYEDSVNLKSNTYEMVADLIACGIDPEKSTLFVQSCVPEHSELHLIFSMITPLPWLERVPTYKSKKEEMKDKDLNTYGFLGYPVLQAADIMLYLADLVPVGKDQAPHLELTREIVRRFNFLFKSEYFKEPQEKFTEFPVITGTDGRKMSKSYGNAIYFADSDEVIKDKIMKMFTDEQRLRRSDPGRPDVCALYPFQEIFSPQEKDQIAKDCKKALIGCVDCKKLLLPKLQEFISPIRTKRQELLSNKRLLDNIIEKGTQKARKVAQSTLKEVKKIVGLY, encoded by the coding sequence ATGAAAAAAAGAATTTTAAGCGGCATCCAGTCCACAGGTCAGATACATCTTGGCAATTATTTCGGCGCTGTCAAAAATTGGGTGGCCTTGCAGCAGGAATATGATTCCTATTATATGATCGCCGATCTGCATGCGCTAACTTCTGCCTATGAAGATTCGGTAAATTTGAAGTCCAATACCTATGAAATGGTTGCAGACCTTATCGCCTGCGGGATTGATCCTGAAAAATCCACCTTGTTTGTGCAGTCCTGCGTGCCCGAGCATAGCGAACTGCATCTTATTTTTTCCATGATCACTCCTTTGCCCTGGCTGGAAAGGGTGCCCACCTATAAAAGCAAAAAAGAAGAAATGAAAGATAAGGATTTAAATACTTACGGGTTTTTAGGCTATCCTGTGTTGCAGGCCGCGGACATTATGCTTTATCTGGCAGACCTCGTCCCGGTTGGCAAAGATCAGGCCCCGCATCTGGAGCTTACCCGCGAAATTGTTCGTCGTTTTAACTTTCTTTTTAAATCTGAGTATTTCAAAGAACCGCAGGAAAAGTTTACTGAGTTTCCGGTAATAACCGGTACTGATGGCAGAAAGATGAGCAAAAGCTATGGAAACGCTATTTATTTTGCCGACAGCGATGAAGTTATCAAAGACAAGATCATGAAGATGTTTACGGACGAGCAGCGTTTGCGCCGTTCAGATCCGGGTCGTCCGGATGTCTGCGCACTATATCCTTTTCAGGAAATATTCAGTCCTCAGGAAAAAGATCAGATCGCCAAAGACTGCAAAAAGGCTTTGATCGGTTGTGTGGACTGTAAAAAGCTGCTTTTACCCAAACTCCAGGAGTTTATAAGCCCCATCAGGACAAAAAGACAGGAACTGCTCAGTAACAAGCGGCTGCTGGATAACATTATTGAAAAAGGTACACAAAAGGCCAGAAAAGTTGCTCAGTCAACCTTAAAAGAAGTTAAAAAGATCGTCGGGTTATATTAA
- a CDS encoding DUF5674 family protein: MPDIIIASSVAPVTHKMLKTLQGKPYEDMIKFVVDIEEEKIAFGGEMHSDAEYELLQNGSSQQNLWGANYYPLRKTQDRIEYTSLINIRPSIKNLSMEIQSEEIKNRINTILKQCVRDK; the protein is encoded by the coding sequence ATGCCTGATATTATTATTGCATCATCAGTCGCTCCAGTTACTCATAAAATGTTAAAAACTCTGCAAGGTAAACCTTATGAAGATATGATCAAGTTTGTAGTAGACATTGAGGAGGAGAAAATAGCATTTGGGGGAGAGATGCACTCGGACGCTGAATATGAATTGCTGCAAAACGGCAGTTCGCAACAAAATTTATGGGGAGCGAATTATTATCCGCTACGAAAGACTCAGGACAGAATAGAATATACGTCATTAATTAATATCAGACCTTCTATTAAAAATTTAAGCATGGAAATACAATCGGAAGAAATAAAAAACAGGATTAACACCATCCTAAAACAATGTGTTAGAGACAAGTAG